Below is a window of Trichosurus vulpecula isolate mTriVul1 chromosome 4, mTriVul1.pri, whole genome shotgun sequence DNA.
AGTACTTTCtaccctaattttattttttctttatctctagtTAGTAAGTGGTCTCTTTGTATTTAAGTCCCCCTAAAATTTAAGAACTAAGAAATGTTTAGGTAAAAGAAGTAAGTTGAGTAAATCGTGGCATAGGTTACTGAACAGGCACAGGGAGGTAAAGTTGTTACCAGAGGGAgagaatagtatttttttttggaacatccctcagtgtttttttatttttaatattttttccaagtatatgtaaaaacaacttttaacgtttattttttaaaattttgatttctaaattctctcccactctccctccccccattgagaaggcaagcaacttgatatacagtcatgcaaaacatatttccatattagtcatgttgtgaaaaaaacagACTCCCCgtcaaaaaaaacaagaaaaataaagtttaaaaaaatatgcctcgatctgcattcagatttctttctctggagatggatagcatttttcattgtaagtcctttgaaactgtcttggatcatcatattgctgagcaTCATTAAGTCGTTCATGGTTGATCATcgtgcaatattgctgttactgtgtacattgttctcctggttctgcttgcttcactttgcatcagtctatataaatcttttttaaaccatcctgctcatcatttcttacagaacaatagtattccatcacaattttctaccacaacttgttcagccattcctcaattgggaCATCTCCttaatctccaattctttgccaccacaaaaagaactgctataattattttctgtatatataggtcttttttccttttttaatctctttgggatatagacctaccagtggtattgctgggtcaaagggtatggatggttttatagccctttagtttaggcagagttccaaatcagctcacaactccaacagtgctttagtgtcccaattttcccacatcccctccaacatttgtcattttccttttctggcacattagccaatctgataaatgtgaggtggtacctcagagttattttattttatttttttccaattgagaaatatatttaaataggTCAAATAAAACAGGTGCCTCCTTGTCTCTGCACTTAGAAGAAGGTGTTGGACCTCTTGGTAGTAAAGCGTGGTTTGTGCTGGCGATGCAGAACTCTGTGGGGCAGAGGGAACTTCATTTTGGAATCATAAAACTGCTTGACTGTGGGCTGGTGGCACTTGCTGGCAGGAATTTCTTCCACTTTCATGATCTGGATGGAGTGGGCCCGGGCACAGTGACGGGCTGCCATATCTCGGTAGCACTGAGTGACAGCACCAGTGGTGATCAGGTCCCTGTACTCCCTGTACATGTTGTGGGTCCCACTCCTGGAATCATAGCGCAGCCAGATGCCAAAATTTTTCACCCTAAGAGGGGACTTTTCAAAGACCTGTCCACAGTAGACAATTTTTCCAGGaggctttttcatctttttcagctGAGAAACGAAGTACCAGAATTGAGACTTTGCTACAACATGATTAGGAGCAAAGATCCACATCCGATAAAGAGACTGCACTGAACTCTTGGGAGTAGGCAGGCAGTGTCCGACTACCTTATACTCTCTCAGAGTGTCCGAGGCCTTCATGGTGCTGCCGCCTCACTCCCCACCAACCCACAAAAGCctcagagctattttaatttacatttttctaatcaatagtgatttagagcagtttttcaaataacaatagatagctttgatttcttctgaaaattgctcgttcatatcctttgaacatttatcagttgggggatgacttgtatgcTCAtacatttgactcaattctctacatatttgagaaatgaggcctttatcagaggaacttgctgtaattttttttcagttatggttactatgtattttcctccatcctatttccccgtTTAtgcttctccctcctcaaaagtgttttgcttctgaccaccagtTCCtgcaatctgctctcccttctattggtttcctcctcttcttttatccccctttcctacttcttccctgtgggataagatagatttctacacttaACTGAATGTGTAAATTatcccctctttgagccaattccaaatGAGGGTAAGGTTCAAGGTAAGTAAGGTTCAAGTAAGGTCTGCCACCACCACCCATCTTCCTCTCcgctgtaaaagctcttttgtcccccttttatgtgagataatttacccaattctacctctcccttcttccttctcttagtgtatacctctttctcaccccttaattttatttttcagctaCCATCCAATCAgagtcaactcacacctgtgccctctatgtacACTGAATTctcaaaagttaaaaaagtattatcttcccatgtaggaatgtaaacagtttaaccttattaagtcccttataatttgtctttcctgtttacatttttatacttctcttgagtcttatatttgaaagtcaagttttctgttcagccctggtcttttcatcaggaatacttgaaagacttctatttcattaaatatccattttttctcctgaagaataattatactcagtttggctgggtaggtgattcttggttataatacTAGCTGCCTTGAACtctatcatattccaaacctccagtcctttaatgtacaagctgctaaatcttgtgcaatcctgactgtggctccatgatatttgaattgtttctttctggatccttgcaatattttctccttgacctgagagctctggagtttggctataacattccagTGAGTTTTCATTCTGTGATCTCTTTCATCTCTtgggatcagtggattctttcaatttctattttaccctcaagttctagaatatcagggcagttttccttgataatttcttgaaatatgctatcaaggctcttttttttttttaatcatggctttcaggtagtccaatgatttgtaaattatctctcctcaatctattttccaggattactgttttttctaatgagatgtttcacattttcttctatttttgtattctttcaatttttgttttattgtttcttaatgtcttatggagtcactagctttcacttgctcaattctaatttttaaggaattatttttttcaatgagcttttgtacctccttttccatttggccaaatccactttttaaggatttcttttcttcagtgaattttgttcttctttccccatttggcctttttgttttttaaaatgctatttttcttcagtattttttgtgcctcatttaccAGGCtgtagactctttttttcatgattttcttgtatcactctcaatttcttttcccaatttttcctttgcctcttttatttgatttttaaaatccttttttagttcttccaggaattctttttgggctttagaacaattcacatttttttttctttagacttTGGATGTTGTTGTCTTAACTTTGtagtcttctgagtttgtgttttgatcttccctatcatcatagtaactttttatatcagtttcttttttggttgttgtcgtttgctcattttctggcttatttcttgacttgtaactttgtgttaaagttgggctctgctcctggggtggaggtggtgctgtcacaagcttcaggctttttcatgctgctattttcataTCTAGTTCTGGAGTTCTGTAAGTTGTCAGTTCTTCCAAGTTATTACAATCTaaagagaggtgtggtcactgctctcctggcctgtgctctggtctgtgatcgaccacaaacactcttttctgccttggaactgtgaccaggtccccacTTCCCTTTGGCCACAATTTCTAGTGTGTTAAtgtttctccttgttctgggacTCCAACCCAGATCCTCTTTTGGGCactgcaacagagtcctgcagcCAGGGTCAGCAAAAGatcccttgtaatctccttctgacaatttgtccaacccccttactatctgtggactgagagctccagaatctgccactgattcagtcacacTCAAGGCCTGCTACTGATTTTCTGGGGTGCAGCCTGCTCTGGACTGTGCTCCAATCTCACCCCAGTGAAACACTTTTCCTATCAACCTTTTAAGATGcattgggctggaaaattattacACCCCTTCTTTTGTTGGTTCCGCCACTCCAGAACTAATTTTGAGgcataattttaaagttatttggagaggaaattgggagagctcaggcaagtctctgcctttactctggCATCTTAACTTTATCTCCTCCCTTGGTTCTTGAATAGGTGGGTACAGCTGGCAGCTTCAGCTTGTGTCTTCTCCTCCAAGATGACTACCCTTGTTCAGTGGCACTCTCCAATCTCTACTTTCTCAGACAGAGCTCAGGcctcctttcattttctcctttcagtCTCTCCTATCGCCTGCTGTCTCTATGTTAGTGATTTTATCCAACTCAGTTTTTTAAGTCTTTCCAACTCAGCTTATTAAGCTTCTCACTTATTTCTTTAAGTTCCTATTCCTTCCATATATTCTCATAGACTGTCTTGAGTCCACCTTCCTGTGCAAAGATCACAATAATCCCAAATTGATTTCAGGGCCTAAATTGAAATGCTTGTTCCTATGAATTACAAATCCCAGGATGCCAGTTGCTTTTCAAATCCCTATTATGCCAGGACTAGTGGGTTGAAGTTACACAGAAACAGATGTGCTTAAGATGTGGGACAATTATCTGTCAATCAGAACAATCTGCTCGTGCTGAAGGTAAGGATTAGGTAAGGATAGGTAAGGATTGTCTATCACTCAAAGTGTTCAAGAAAGGGTTGGAGAACTATTCATTTAAGAAATTGTAGCAGGGATTCCTGCAAAGGATAGGAGAATGTCCCATTCaagtctaaaattctataattctccAAAAAGGTacttcattcatatatatatttgcttgttatttttttccagtaagCAAATATAGAGAAATCCTCCCAgtccttacttcttctccttctccttcttcttcttctccttcttcttcttctccttctccttctcctccttctccttctccttctccttctccttctccttctccttctccttctccttctccttctccttctccttctcctccttctccttctccttctccttcttcttcttctccttcttcttcttcttcttcttcttcttcttcttcttcttcttcttcttcttcttcttcttcttcttcttctcttcttcttcttcttcttcttcttcttcttcttcttcttcttcttcttctcttctccttcttcttcttcttctctttcttcttctttcttctccttctccttctctccttcttcttcttctcttcttctttcttcttcttcttcttctcttcttcttcttcttcttcttcttcttcttcttcttcttcttcttcttcttcttcttcttcttcttctccttctccttctcctccttctccttctccttctcctccttctccttctcctcctcctcctcctcctcctcctcctcctcctcctcctcctcctcctcctcctcctcctcctcctccctcctcctcctccttcttcttcttcttcttcttcttcttcttcttcttcttcttcttcttcttcttcttcttcttcttcttcttcttcttcttcttcttcttcttcttcttctctcttttacttAAAAGATGATCAATGAAAAGAGACTGTCTGTCACTCAGACCACAGAGTCTTGTATAGGCAGCTCCCTGGTAGGATTACCTCAGGTCCACCCCAGGCTTAGGAACTTGATTTTGTCACTCAACACAGAAAGATAAAACATTCTGATTAAATGTACAAGAGGCTGATTGAATGCCAAATCATGAATTTTGTATGTTGCCATATGCCTGGTTGTAGCGTCCCTCTTTCTACCTGGAGCAGCACCCTTCTGATTAGACTTCCATAGCCCATGCCTGGAGAGAGTTAATTCACTTATCTTTGCAATTTTGCCCAGGGCCTAAATTGTGGTGActgaggaatgagtgaatataaACTCACTTAACCCACTATATGTAACTGGTCTCCAGATCAGGTAGGCTTCGCATGTGTGTAGCTTGGACCTCTTATTATCTATGTCAATTGCCACTTGTATCTACTcttcctcattcctcttccctGTATCTCTCTCCCCTGCTTTCCATATCTTGCTCCGAGAACAGCAATCAAATCAGTATTGGCATTGCTACCAGAAAGGGTGTGACAGTGAACTGCTTAGTGACTTTACTCACCATTTCTGTGATTACCAAGACCAGACCCTTTCCTGGCCACCATTCCCCTATATATGGTTTCTCCcctttattaaaatataagtctttgaaggcaggaactatttcccTTATGAATTTTTACCCCAGAtcctagtatggtgcctggcacatagtaggcacttaataaattctttttcattgtcATTGCAATAGGGATCATACTTGGCACAATTGTCATCAGTCATCTGAAAAAGATGGTAAGTTCACTTAGTAGACAAGcttagaaaagaaatggaaggttgCATGGTGACATGGAATCAGAGGAAAGGTAGTTGGGTATTTTTAAGGGAAATTTCCATCAAGCTCAGGTAGGTTAATGAGTTGTCCTTTTCCACCATAGGAATATTTTTTAACTAGAGAGCTGGTTTTCTAATGGGAGAGCATTCTTTCCACCTTGAGAGTAGTGAAAAAAGCCTTGACATATTCGTATTACTCTTTGGTATTCCTTCATGTAGACCCCATTCTTGTGTTATGACATTAGAGGTCAGTTCATTTACAGAATTGCAGAACTTTTAGGGACATTGGAGACCATTTAATCAAACTCTTATCGGAGAAAGAATCCCCTCTagggatgcccagcaattggggaatggttgaacaagtggTAGCATATGATTGTAAAgcaatgctattgtgctataagatatgatgagcaggctgatttcagaaaaaaccggaaagacttacgtgaactgatgcaaagtgaagtgagcagaaccagaacattgtaaacagtaacgacaatattgtatgatgatcaactgtgaatgacttagctattctcagaaatacaatgatccaagccaattccaaaggactcatgatgaaaagtgctatacACCTACAAAGCAAGAActgatggaatttgaatgcagatcaaagcatactattttcactttttttctcatgactttttttcctttgggtctatgcctaatatggaaatatgttttgcataattgcacatgtttaacctatgtcaaattgcttaccatctcagggaggggcgGAGGtaatagagggagggagaaaatttggaactcaaattattTTCAAACTGTAAGTTTAAAATtgactttacatgtaattgggaaaaataaaatattattttagaaaaatttttaagaaaagaatccCCCCTAAAACATCCTTTATTGAACCCCACTAGTAGTGAGAAACTCACTATCTTCTTGGGCAGCACATTTCATTTGGGGACATCTCTGCCGACTAGGCATTTTCCTTTATATCAAACCAAAAGTCTGCCTCTGCAACCCCTTGCTTATTATTCCTAATTTTGATCTCCGGGGCTGGGAAGAACAAGTCAAATTCTTCTGCAGCATGGTGGACCTTCATTCTCCTTCTTAAATCCTTGATAGCTCTCCAGTGTTTTGCCCCTGTCCTGGCAGGTTCCCTTCTGCTCCACCCTACCTCCCCA
It encodes the following:
- the LOC118848752 gene encoding 60S ribosomal protein L18a-like — its product is MKASDTLREYKVVGHCLPTPKSSVQSLYRMWIFAPNHVVAKSQFWYFVSQLKKMKKPPGKIVYCGQVFEKSPLRVKNFGIWLRYDSRSGTHNMYREYRDLITTGAVTQCYRDMAARHCARAHSIQIMKVEEIPASKCHQPTVKQFYDSKMKFPLPHRVLHRQHKPRFTTKRSNTFF